In Spirochaetota bacterium, the DNA window TAAAAATTGAATAAAGGATTATATATTGTAAATAAATTATTGCATACTCATATTATTTATTTAATTAAAGTTTCAATCTAAGTTATTAAAATAACAATAAGGAGAACCCTAAAAAAGGGTATCTCCTTATTTTTTTCTAAATATTAAGAAATTAAAGTTAATATAAATAAAAATGTTAAATACTAAAAATTTTTTAATACTTTATATCCTCTCTTTTAGTATTAGGAGGACAAAATGGAATTAATAATTCAACAATTAATAAACGGTATACAACTCGGTAGTATTTATGCCCTTATTGCATTAGGTTATACTATGGTTTATGGTATAATTAGACTTATTAACTTTGCTCATGGTGATTATTATATGATAGGTGCATATGCTGCTTATGGGGGTTATTTTTTAATTGGAGCTATAATGGGATTCAGACATAGTCAAACTTTTCATTCTGCTATTATTTTTATTTTAGTACTTATCATAAGTATGCTAGCTGGCGCATTTATTGCTACTGCAGCAAATAAACTAGCTTATAAACCATTAAGGGATAAACCAAGATTATCTGCTTTAATTACTGCTATTGGTGTTTCAATGTTTCTTGAATATTTTTTATCAGCTTTACCTTTTATAGGACCATCTTATAGAGGATTCCCAGAAATAATTTTCAAGAAAAACTTTTCAATAGGTAAATCTTTTATTTCTAACTATGTTTTAATTGACATTATCGTATCAGCAGTATTAATGGCTTTTCTACTTTATATTGTAAAATATACTAAAGTTGGAAAAGCTATGAGAGCTGTATCACAAGATAAAGATGCTGCAAAATTAATGGGAATAGATATCGAAAAAATAATTTTTATAACTTTCTTTATTGGTGGTTCATTTGCAGGAATAGCTGGTCTTTTATCCGGCTTAACATATCCAAGAATATTTCCTTATATGGGAATTTTGCCAGGATTAAAAGCTTTTATTTCAGCTGTTCTTGGTGGTATTGGAAATATACCTGGAGCTATGGTTGGTAGCTATATTCTTGGCATAGCAGAAACCTTTGCATCTTCAATAAATTCTTTAATAGGTGAAGGAATTGCTTTTGCTATACTCGTTTTAGTATTACTTATAAGGCCTCAGGGATTACTAGGGGAGAAAACTGCTGATAAAATTTAATTAAATTAAAATAAAGGAGATTTTATGTCTTCTTATAAAGATGGAGATATTAAAAACAAAAGCCTAATAAAAAAATTTGAATTTTTAATCAAAAGGAGACTTTCATTATTTTTAATTGCTTCTATTCTAATAATGTTTATTATCTATTTTTTTAATAAACTAAATATTTTTAACAATTATATAATGCAGATAATAAATGTTTCTTTAATATATGTAATTCTAGCTGTATCTCTAAACTTAATAAATGGTTTCACTGGATTATTCTCAATTGGTCATATGGGTTTCGCGGCTATTGGGGCCTATGTTTCTGCAACCATTACTACTTTAATATTAAAAATTAGACCAGATTCTTTTGGAAACTATTTAATTTTTATTATAGCAATTTTAATAGGAGGTATTTCATCTTTTTTTGTCGGTATACTTATAGGTTTTCCTTCATTAAAAGTAAAAGGGGATTATTTAGCAATTATAACATTAGCTTTTGGAGAAATTATTAGGACTATTTTAAATAATATAAATTATGTAGGTGGTCCAAGAGGATTATTGGGAATACCAAAATTTTCAAATTTTATAATAATATATATTTCAACATTGCTAACAATTGTAATTATTAGAAATATAGTATTTTCTTCACATGGAAGAGCTCTTCTTTCTATTAGAGAAAATGAAGTTGCTTCAGAATTATTAGGAATAAACATTACTAAATATAAAATAATATCTTTTGCAATTGGTGCATTTTTTGCTGGAATAGCTGGAGGTTTATTATGTCATTTACTTCAAATAGCCCATCCTACTCAATTTGGTTTTTTAGGCTCTATACTTGTTTTAATTATGGTTTATGCTGGAGGAATGGGAAGTATTTCAGGTTCAGTTATTGCAGCATTTGTTTTAACATTTTTATCAGAAGGACTCAGAATTCTTCTTGGAAATCTCAGTGAAATTTTAAACTTTCCAATAGGTGATCAGTGGAGAATGGTATTATATTCTTTATTGCTTATTTTTATAATGCTTTTTAGAAGTGAAGGTTTAATGGGTATGAAGGAATTTAAATTCCTTATTCCAGAAGAGGAGGAATCACATGCAGAATGTTCTAAAAATTAATAATTTAACACATTTTTTTGGTGGATTAAAAGCAGTATCGGATTTTAATCTTGAATTACCAGAGGGAGCTCTTTATGGTTTAATTGGACCAAACGGAGCTGGGAAAACTACAATATTTAATCTTATAACTGGAGTTTATAAGCCAACAAGTGGTTCTATTAAATTTTTAGATAAAGAAATTACAGGCAAAAAACCTTATCAAATAGTTCAAAGCGGTATAGCAAGAACTTTTCAAAATTTAAGAATTTTTAATTCACTTTCAGTTCTTGATAATATTAGAATTGCAAAGCACTATTCAACTCAAAACATATCTCAAACAGAAACTAAAGGGAATGATATTTATAAATATGATAAACCATTAAGTTTTTTTGATTGTATATTAAGAACTGCACATTATAATAATGTAGAAAAAGATATTAAAGAGGAAGCTTACCAATTACTCAAAATATTTAAACTTGAAAAATGCATATATGATCAAGCTAAAAATCTACCATATGGTATGCTCAGAAAATTAGAAATAGCTAGAGCACTAGCTACCCATCCCACATTATTATTGCTCGATGA includes these proteins:
- a CDS encoding branched-chain amino acid ABC transporter permease translates to MELIIQQLINGIQLGSIYALIALGYTMVYGIIRLINFAHGDYYMIGAYAAYGGYFLIGAIMGFRHSQTFHSAIIFILVLIISMLAGAFIATAANKLAYKPLRDKPRLSALITAIGVSMFLEYFLSALPFIGPSYRGFPEIIFKKNFSIGKSFISNYVLIDIIVSAVLMAFLLYIVKYTKVGKAMRAVSQDKDAAKLMGIDIEKIIFITFFIGGSFAGIAGLLSGLTYPRIFPYMGILPGLKAFISAVLGGIGNIPGAMVGSYILGIAETFASSINSLIGEGIAFAILVLVLLIRPQGLLGEKTADKI
- a CDS encoding branched-chain amino acid ABC transporter permease, giving the protein MSSYKDGDIKNKSLIKKFEFLIKRRLSLFLIASILIMFIIYFFNKLNIFNNYIMQIINVSLIYVILAVSLNLINGFTGLFSIGHMGFAAIGAYVSATITTLILKIRPDSFGNYLIFIIAILIGGISSFFVGILIGFPSLKVKGDYLAIITLAFGEIIRTILNNINYVGGPRGLLGIPKFSNFIIIYISTLLTIVIIRNIVFSSHGRALLSIRENEVASELLGINITKYKIISFAIGAFFAGIAGGLLCHLLQIAHPTQFGFLGSILVLIMVYAGGMGSISGSVIAAFVLTFLSEGLRILLGNLSEILNFPIGDQWRMVLYSLLLIFIMLFRSEGLMGMKEFKFLIPEEEESHAECSKN
- a CDS encoding ABC transporter ATP-binding protein codes for the protein MQNVLKINNLTHFFGGLKAVSDFNLELPEGALYGLIGPNGAGKTTIFNLITGVYKPTSGSIKFLDKEITGKKPYQIVQSGIARTFQNLRIFNSLSVLDNIRIAKHYSTQNISQTETKGNDIYKYDKPLSFFDCILRTAHYNNVEKDIKEEAYQLLKIFKLEKCIYDQAKNLPYGMLRKLEIARALATHPTLLLLDEPAAGMNPAEVSELMDLIHFIRDKFKLTIFLIEHHMKVVMGICEYIKVIDFGETIAEGKPTEVANNPKVIEAYLGKGDNNA